From the Lepisosteus oculatus isolate fLepOcu1 chromosome 1, fLepOcu1.hap2, whole genome shotgun sequence genome, one window contains:
- the naca gene encoding nascent polypeptide-associated complex subunit alpha isoform X1, whose translation MPGEATETVPAAEQEMQQPQAETAVGDSAGTVAPSAADVAKPCPEPDVKAAEATLSNGVKNANDEGPIGGACNAKTYDPKEAGKPAESEELQEGMGKDVEDIEAPDSPEAVPASLDTPDPGVAAAERETAEVVVENLAQPGAEDARESEDVASPLPPAASEGTEEAEVSVGLSPSQGSGESETGNGMEENPGAVEEGVLSAGDAGETGASQEVAPGGEAGTGAEEANWEVAPGSEVGTDAKEANQEVAPGGEAGTGAEEANQELAAGGEVGAVAEVANQEVAAGGEEGTIAEAANREVAASNRAGTIAEAVCQEVAVGGEEGTVAEVDTGGEAGSVAEATSQEVAASGEAGTIVDPVKQEVAARGGEGTIAEAANQEVTASSEVQTVVEAANQEVAATSEAPAVAEMANQEVAAVGEEGTIAEATNQEVAASSEAQTVVEAANQEVAATSEAPAVAEMANQEVAAVGEEGTIAEATNQEVAASSEAQTIAEAVCQEVATGSEEGTVAEVSAGGEAGSVTEAANQEAAARGEGTIAIAANQEVAACSEAGAVAEADNQEVAAVGEEGTIAKATNQEVAASSEAQTIAEAVCQEVATGSEEGTVAEVSAGGEAGSVTEAANQEAAARGEGTIAIAANQEVAACSEAGAVAEADSKEVAAAGEEGTIAQATNQEVAAYSEAGAVAEAANQEEAAAGEEGTIAEAVNQEEAAAGDEGTIAEAANQEEAAVGEEGTIAEAANQEEAAVGEEGTIAEAANQEEAAVGEEGTIAEAANQEEAAVGEEGTIAEAANQEEAAVGEEGTIAEAANQEEAAVGEEGTIAEAANQEEAAVGEEGTIAEAANQEEAAVGEEGTIAEAGNQEEAAASEEETIAEAAIKKVAVGGELGAVAEAANQELAVSETVATKAADYFGTVTVPDYADVAAQSYEVTVTVLSNEASQTEADLGSASLPVASQEPSAPAAPPARDAVEKKSASAPSASASSPASKKLPQGPPRSKPASAPAAPKAKEAKSAGTKLSSSPSPSKPVPVTGKPVSPAPTSSPKSSPSSPRSSSSSLPRSTPPCSPLASPPTAFIPTPPAQGEKAGPQPKVVRAGKQGKGKKGTGSDGTKTPGKGPQEKVAPVSEPQETVLPPTVPAAEAPGLPSPQKAPATPEAPAPCQGKADAPGKGSPVKADAPAKSVAVKSDAPQKPSAPGGPVSPKLESQAPAKPEPAAPPKLEAPVSPKPAAASPLAFQVTPKPAAPAPISFAAAVASGLPKTAPAPPEAPKSSSATELASVPVAAAPAAPAPAEVKPAAKGKTSAKPAAAKEPKAAQPKEKPTPGQKKGAPAPTPPTPASPAPSAQTSPAPPPPATPAPPASPRPATAAPAPAPTPPTPVSPAPSAQTSAAPPPPAAPALPALPRPATAAPAPAPAPPAPSAQTSPAPPPPAALAPPASPRPATAAPAPAPTPPTPVSPAPSAQTSLAPPPPATPALAPPASPSPSKAIPAPKARPSPSAVPSAKPSSSPSAADKAPPAAPKPPTLAIAPAAPEDDDELPPLIPPEEPVEIPRFQPPTLADSFPPVKPSPPLPSGSTPKPAPPKAPAQPDPVVKNDKGSGTESDSDESVPELEEQDSAQAQSQQAQLAAAAEIDEEPVSKAKQSRSEKKARKAMSKLGLRQVTGVTRVTIRKSKNILFVITKPDVYKSPASDTYIVFGEAKIEDLSQQAQLAAAEKFKVQGEAVSNIQENTQTPTVQEESEEEEVDETGVEVKDIELVMSQANVSRAKAVRALKNNNNDIVNAIMELTM comes from the exons ATGCCTGGTGAAGCCACAGAGACCGTTCCAGCTGCGGAGCAGGAGATGCAGCAGCCACAAGCCGAGACGG CTGTGGGAGACTCTGCCGGCACAGTGGCTCCGTCGGCTGCTGATGTTGCCAAACCGTGTCCTGAGCCGGATGTCAAGGCTGCCGAGGCGACCTTGAGCAACGGTGTGAAAAATGCTAACGACGAGGGACCTATAGGGGGCGCCTGCAACGCGAAGACTTATGATCCGAAGGAGGCCGGGAAACCTGCGGAGAGCGAAGAGCTGCAGGAAGGCATGGGAAAGGATGTTGAGGATATTGAGGCTCCAGACAGCCCCGAGGCTGTCCCGGCAAGCCTGGACACCCCTGATCCTGGGGTTGCAGCTGCAGAGAGGGAAACCGCGGAGGTGGTTGTTGAAAATTTGGCTCAGCCGGGCGCAGAAGATGCTAGGGAGAGTGAAGATGTCGCCAGCCCGCTGCCCCCTGCTGCATCAGAAGGAACTGAAGAGGCCGAGGTGAGTGTTGGCTTGTCGCCCAGTCAGGGGTCTGGCGAATCTGAAACCGGAAACGGGATGGAAGAGAACCCTGGAGCCGTTGAGGAAGGCGTTCTGTCAGCGGGGGATGCTGGAGAGACGGGGGCCAGTCAGGAAGTGGCCCCCGGCGGTGAGGCGGGAACCGGTGCCGAAGAGGCCAATTGGGAAGTGGCTCCCGGCAGCGAGGTGGGAACCGATGCCAAAGAGGCCAATCAGGAAGTGGCCCCCGGCGGTGAGGCGGGAACCGGTGCCGAAGAGGCCAACCAGGAATTGGCTGCCGGCGGAGAGGTGGGAGCTGTTGCCGAAGTGGCAAATCAGGAAGTGGCTGCTGGTGGTGAGGAGGGAACCATAGCCGAAGCCGCCAATCGGGAAGTAGCTGCCAGCAACAGGGCAGGAACCATTGCCGAAGCGGTCTGTCAGGAAGTGGCTGTCGGAGGTGAGGAGGGAACAGTTGCTGAAGTGGACACCGGTGGCGAGGCAGGATCCGTTGCCGAAGCCACAAGTCAAGAAGTGGCTGCAAGTGGTGAGGCGGGAACCATTGTTGACCCAGTCAAACAGGAAGTGGCTGCCAGAGGTGGAGAGGGAACCATCGCCGAAGCCGCCAATCAGGAAGTGACTGCCAGCAGCGAGGTACAAACCGTTGTTGAAGCCGCCAATCAGGAAGTGGCTGCCACCAGCGAGGCACCAGCTGTTGCCGAAATGGCCAATCAGGAAGTGGCTGCTGTAGGTGAAGAGGGAACCATTGCCGAGGCAACCAATCAGGAAGTGGCTGCCAGCAGCGAGGCACAAACCGTTGTTGAAGCCGCCAATCAGGAAGTGGCTGCCACCAGCGAGGCACCAGCTGTTGCCGAAATGGCCAATCAGGAAGTGGCTGCTGTAGGTGAGGAGGGAACCATTGCCGAGGCAACCAATCAGGAAGTGGCTGCCAGCAGCGAGGCACAAACCATTGCCGAAGCGGTCTGTCAGGAAGTGGCCACCGGAAGTGAGGAGGGAACAGTTGCTGAAGTGTCTGCCGGTGGCGAGGCAGGATCCGTTACTGAAGCCGCAAATCAGGAAGCGGCTGCCAGAGGTGAGGGAACCATCGCCATAGCCGCTAATCAGGAAGTGGCTGCCTGCAGCGAGGCGGGAGCTGTTGCTGAAGCGGACAATCAGGAAGTGGCTGCTGTAGGTGAGGAGGGAACCATTGCCAAGGCAACCAATCAGGAAGTGGCTGCCAGCAGCGAGGCACAAACCATTGCCGAAGCGGTCTGTCAGGAAGTGGCCACCGGAAGTGAGGAGGGAACAGTTGCTGAAGTGTCTGCCGGTGGCGAGGCAGGATCCGTTACTGAAGCCGCAAATCAGGAAGCGGCTGCCAGAGGTGAGGGAACCATCGCCATAGCCGCTAATCAGGAAGTGGCTGCCTGCAGCGAGGCGGGAGCTGTTGCTGAAGCGGACAGTAAGGAAGTGGCTGCTGCAGGTGAGGAGGGAACTATCGCCCAGGCAACCAATCAGGAAGTGGCTGCCTACAGTGAGGCGGGAGCTGTTGCCGAAGCGGCCAATCAAGAAGAGGCTGCCGCGGGTGAGGAGGGAACTATCGCCGAAGCGGTCAATCAGGAAGAGGCTGCGGCAGGTGACGAGGGAACTATCGCCGAAGCGGCCAATCAGGAAGAGGCTGCAGTAGGTGAGGAGGGAACCATCGCCGAAGCGGCCAATCAGGAAGAGGCTGCCGTAGGTGAGGAGGGAACCATCGCCGAAGCGGCCAATCAGGAAGAGGCTGCCGTAGGTGAGGAGGGAACCATCGCCGAAGCGGCCAATCAGGAAGAGGCTGCCGTAGGTGAGGAGGGAACCATCGCCGAAGCGGCCAATCAGGAAGAGGCTGCCGTAGGTGAGGAGGGAACCATCGCCGAAGCGGCCAATCAGGAAGAGGCTGCCGTAGGTGAGGAGGGAACCATCGCCGAAGCGGCCAATCAGGAAGAGGCTGCCGTAGGTGAGGAGGGAACCATCGCCGAAGCGGCCAATCAGGAAGAGGCTGCCGTAGGTGAGGAGGGAACCATCGCCGAAGCGGGCAATCAGGAAGAGGCTGCCGCAAGTGAGGAGGAAACCATCGCCGAAGCAGCCATTAAGAAAGTGGCCGTCGGTGGTGAGCTGGGAGCCGTTGCTGAAGctgccaatcaggaactggccGTCTCGGAGACCGTCGCCACTAAGGCCGCGGATTACTTTGGCACGGTGACGGTCCCCGACTACGCCGATGTGGCTGCGCAGAGCTACGAAGTGACCGTGACGGTGCTGTCAAACGAGGCCTCCCAGACCGAGGCGGATCTGGGCAGCGCCAGCCTCCCTGTTGCGTCACAGGAGCCTTCAG CTCCtgcagcccctcctgcccgCGACGCTGTGGAGAAGAAGTCAG CCTCTGCTCCCTCCGCCTCTGCCTCCTCTCCTGCTTCCAAGAAACTTCCTCAGGGTCCTCCGCGCTCCAAGCCTGCTAGCGCTCCTGCTGCTCCCAAAGCCAAGGAGGCCAAATCCGCCGGGACCAAGCTgtcctcctccccctctcctTCCAAACCCGTGCCCGTCACCGGCAAGcccgtctctccagctcccACGTCCTCCCCCAAGTCCTCCCCTTCCTCCCCCAGGTCGTCCTCTTCCTCCCTGCCCCGCTCCACCCCGCCCTGCTCACCTCTCGCCAGCCCCCCCACGGCGTTCATCCCCACCCCGCCGGCCCAGGGGGAGAAGGCCGGCCCGCAGCCCAAGGTGGTCAGGGCGGGCAAGCAGGGCAAGGGCAAGAAGGGTACTGGCAGTGATGGCACAAAGACCCCTGGGAAGGGGCCCCAGGAGAAAGTGGCCCCTGTCTCTGAGCCGCAGGAGACAGTGCTCCCCCCTACTGTCCCTGCTGCAGAGGCCCCCGGACTGCCTTCTCCTCAGAAGGCCCCGGCTACACCAGAGGCCCCCGCCCCTTGCCAAGGAAAGGCAGATGCCCCCGGTAAAGGTTCCCCAGTGAAAGCAGATGCCCCAGCTAAAAGTGTGGCAGTGAAATCAGATGCCCCACAGAAACCTAGTGCCCCTGGTGGGCCTGTTTCTCCTAAACTGGAATCCCAGGCTCCCGCCAAGCCTGAGCCAGCTGCCCCACCAAAGCTGGAGGCCCCGGTGTCGCCCAAGCCTGCCGCTGCCTCTCCCCTGGCCTTTCAGGTGACTCCCAagcctgctgctcctgcccccaTTTCTTTTGCTGCGGCTGTGGCCTCTGGCCTGCCCAAAACTGCTCCTGCTCCCCCAGAGGCCCCCAAATCCTCCTCTGCCACGGAGCTGGCCTCGGTGCCTGTCGCGGCAGCTCCAGCAGCTCCGGCCCCTGCGGAGGTCAAGCCTGCTGCCAAGGGTAAGACCTCTGCCAAGCCAGCTGCCGCCAAGGAGCCCAAGGCTGCCCAGCCCAAGGAGAAGCCAACGCCTGGCCAGAAAAAGGGTGCCCCTGCCCCAACCCCTCCTACGCCAGCGTCTCCCGCTCCTTCTGCTCAAACCTCTCCTGCTCCCCCACCTCCTGCCACCCCAGCCCCTCCTGCTTCGCCACGTCCTGCCACAGCTGCCCCTGCCCCAGCCCCAACCCCTCCTACGCCAGTGTCTCCTGCTCCCTCTGCTCAAACCTCTGCTGCTCCGCCACCACCTGCTGCCCCAGCCCTTCCCGCTTTGCCACGTCCTGCCAcagctgcccctgcccctgccccagcCCCTCCTGCTCCTTCTGCTCAAACCTCTCCTGCTCCGCCACCACCTGCTGCTCTAGCCCCTCCTGCTTCGCCACGTCCTGCCACAGCCGCCCCTGCCCCAGCCCCAACCCCTCCTACGCCAGTGTCTCCTGCTCCTTCTGCTCAAACCTCTCTTGCTCCGCCACCTCCTGCCACCCCAGCTCTAGCCCCTCCTGCTTCGCCATCTCCCTCCAAAGCCATCCCCGCCCCTAAGGCACGTCCCTCCCCGAGCGCCGTCCCGTCTGCTAAGCCCTCTTCATCTCCGTCTGCCGCAGACAAAGCCCCCCCTGCGGCTCCCAAGCCCCCCACTCTTGCCATCGCCCCTGCAGCCCCGGAGGACGACGACGAGCTGCCCCCCCTCATCCCCCCCGAGGAGCCCGTGGAAATTCCCCGTTTCCAGCCCCCAACCCTTGCGGATTCCTTCCCCCCAGTGAAACCCAGCCCCCCTCTGCCATCCGGGTCTACCCCCAAGCCGGCGCCGCCCAAGGCCCCTGCCCAGCCGGATCCTGTGGTCAAGAACGACAAGG GGTCAGGCACAGAGTCCGACAGCGACGAATCAGTACCTGAGCTGGAGGAGCAGGACTCGGCACAGGCACAGTCGCAGCAGGCACAG CTCGCGGCCGCAGCCGAAATTGACGAAGAGCCCGTCAGCAAAGCTAAACAGAGCAGGAGTGAGAAGAAGGCACGGAAG GCCATGTCCAAGCTGGGGCTTCGCCAGGTCACGGGGGTCACCAGAGTCACCATCAGGAAGTCCAAGAACATCCTGTTCGTCATCACCAAGCCAGACGTCTACAAGAGCCCCGCGTCAGACACCTACATCGTGTTCGGGGAGGCCAAG attGAAGATCTGTCCCAGCAGGCTCAGCTGGCAGCTGCTGAGAAGTTCAAGGTCCAGGGAGAAGCCGTGTCTAACATCCAGGAAAACACACAGACGCCAACTGTACAGGAAGAGAGCGAGGAGGAAGAG GTGGACGAGACCGGCGTGGAGGTGAAGGACATCGAACTGGTGATGTCACAGGCCAACGTGTCGCGAGCGAAGGCCGTGCGCGCGctgaagaacaacaacaacgacATCGTCAATGCCATCATG GAGCTGACGATGTAA